From the genome of Croceibacterium atlanticum:
CCCGGTCACCACGTCATCGGCGCTGATATCCTTGGCCTTCTTCTGGCCGGTAAGTTCACCGAATGCGCGGATTGCCTTGGTCAGCGCGGCCCGCAGGCCCTGTTCATGCGTGCCGCCATCGGGTGTCGGCACGGTGTTGCAATACCAGCTGGTGGAGCCGTCGGACCATAGCGGCCAGGCAACAGCCCATTCCACGCGGCCCTGATCCTCGGGAAAATCCTGCTTGCCCGAAAAGAAATCGCTGGTGACGCATTCGCGCGAGCCGAGCTGTTCCTTCAGATGATCGGCCAGGCCGCCGGGGAATTGGAACACCGCCTCCTGCGGCACTTCCTCGCTGGCGAGAGAGGGGGCGCATTTCCAGCGGATCTCGACCCCGGCATAGAGATAAGCCTTGGATCGGGCGAGCTTGAACAGGCGCTGCGGCTTGAACTGCCGGTCCCCGAAAATCTCCGTGTCGGGCGTGAAGCTGACCGTGGTGCCGCGCCGGTTGGGCGTGTCGCCAACCTTGGCGATCGGCGCCAGCGGCAGGCCCTTGGAAAATTCCTGCGCGAATACTTCGCGATTGCGGGCAACTTCGACCCGGGTATGCGATGACAGGGCATTGACCACGCTGACGCCGACACCGTGCAGGCCGCCACTGGTGGCATAGGCCTTGCCGGAAAACTTGCCGCCCGAATGCAATGTGGTGAGAATGACTTCGAGCGAGGACTTGCCCGGGAACTTGGGGTGTTCGTCAACCGGGATGCCGCGGCCATTATCGCTGATGGTCAGGCGATTGCCTTCCTCCAGCGTGACCTCGATCCGGCTGGCATGCCCGGCCACTGCTTCGTCCATGGCATTGTCGAGCACTTCGGCGGCAAGGTGATGCAAGGCCCGTTCGTCCGTGCCGCCGATATACATGCCGGGCCGCCGGCGTACCGGCTCCAGCCCTTCAAGCACCTCGATGGAGGAGGAATCGTAATCGCTGCCGCCCACGGGCGCCTTGTCGAACAGGTCGTCGCTCATCCTTGCCGCTATACGGCCCGGAATCCCACCCCTTCAAGCGGGTTGGGTGAACTTATCGTCAATCGAAACGCTGAGGGGCGGGATCCACCACGTCAATCGTGCCATTTCCGATGCGGCGAACTTCCATTGCCCGTTCGCCCACGCCGTCTCCGCGAAAGCGGAACGGCCCATCCAGGCCGAGGAACCCATCCGTCCCGAGCAGTTCCCGAACCGGGAATTGCGTGCCCGGTTCCCAGTCGCGGGCAACACGGAGGGTAAGCAGCACCGAGTCATAGCCAAGGGTGGCAATGCGATAGGGCGTTTCGCCGAAGCGCGACTTGTAGCTGTCGAGGAACTGGCGATAACGCGCATCCGAAACTGCCGCGAACAGGGCGCCCCGCATGGCGGAGGCATTGGCGATGCTTGCTTCCCCGCTCCACAATTCGGTGCCGAGAATGGTCGGCAATACCATGCCGGGTTCCTTGAGTGCGCCAGCAGCCATGGCGGAAAGGCGGGCGCCGTCAGCCACCAGCACGGCATCGAAATCGGCCTTGCTTTCAAGCCGTTCGGCCGCGCTGACGATGGATGTGTTCCCCCGGTCATAGCTTTCGGTGGCGACCAGCCGGCCGCCGACGCGGCGCACCGCGGCGGAGAAGGCATCGGCAGCCCGGCTGCCATATTCGCCATTGGGAATCAGCGCCGCGAAATTGCGGGCGCCATTGGCGTGAGCATAAGCAACGGTGCGTGCCACGGATTGTTCAGGCACATGGCCCAGCACGAACACATCGCTCGACGCCACGGAAATATCGTTGGAGAAGGTAATCAGCGGCACATCGGCCGGCTTGGCCTGGCTCAGCACCGGGCCGACATTCTGGCGCAGCAGGGGGCCGAGGATCAGCCTGTTGCCATCAGCAATGGCGCGGGCCGCCGCGCTCTGGGCATTGGTGGCGGTGTCATAGGTCGTGATCCGCAGATTCTGCGCATCCGTATCGAGCAGGGCCATGGTGGTGGCATTGGCGATCGAACGCCCGACATCGGCATTGCTGCCCGACAGGGGCACCAGCAGCGCAATCCTATGGCGAGTGGTGTCGGTGGGCAGGGCCGTATCGCTCGGCCCGGTCGTCTCTCCCGGTTCGGCGGGCCCGGTCTGGACTCCGTCACCGCCGGGTATGACCTGGCAGCCGGCAAGCCCCGCGGCCAGTGTCAATGCGACCAGGCCGCGCTTAAGACTTCCCAACATGCTTGCCGCTCCAGCTAAATCTGGTCCACAAGGCGCGCGTGAACGACACCAGTGAACTCGAACCTTTGTCTCCCGGCCTCTATATTGTCGCGACGCCAATTGGCAATCTCGGCGATATAACCTTGCGGGGAGCCGACATTCTCAGGCGATGTGCCGTCATCGCCTGCGAGGATACGCGCGTTACGCAGAAGCTGGCGCGGCACTTGGGAATCGCCGGTTCGCTGTGGCGTTATGACGATCACAGCGCGCCCGCAGACCGGCAGAGATTGATCGAATCCATGCGGAATCAGGCCGTGGCGCTCGTCACCGATGCCGGCACGCCGCTGGTGTCCGACCCTGGATACCGGCTTGTGCGGGAAGCGCGGGAAGCTGGAATCCCGGTCACCAGCCTGCCCGGGCCGACCGCGCCAATCGCGGCGCTGACATTATCGGGTCTGCCCAATGATCGCTTCCTCTTCGCCGGTTTCCTGCCGCCAAAGGAGAAAGCCCGCCGTGATGTGCTGGAGGAATTGAGCAATCTTCGGTCCACGCTGATTTTTTTCGAAACTGCGCCGCGCCTGCTGAAATCTTTACAGGCGATAGAAGAGATCCTGCCGGGCCGCGAAGTTGCCGTCGCGCGCGAGATTACCAAGCTGCACGAGGAATGCCGCACCGGGACGGCGGCGGAACTGGCCGCGCATTATGCCGAGTTTCCGCCACGGGGCGAAATCGTGCTGATGGTCGGCCCGCCGGGAGAGCAGGTGTCCAGCGCGGATGACGCGGACGAGATGCTGCGCGAAGCCCTGGCCGACATGAAACCGTCCCAGGCGGCTGCTTTCGTCGCGAAGTCCACCGGCCTCGATCGCAAGGCTCTCTATGCAAGGGCGCTGGAGCTGCGCGAGGCGTGAACCGGGCGCTTGCCGAACAGCGCGGGCGGCGGGGAGAACGGCTCGCCGCATTGTGGCTGCGCCTGAAAGCCTGGCGCATACTTGGCCAGCGGGTGAAGACTGCCCGCGGGGAAATCGACCTGATAATGAAGCGGGGCAAGACGATAGCCTTCGTCGAGGTGAAATGGCGCGCCAATGTGGCGGAGCGCGACCGCGCAATCGACAGCTATCGCCTCCGCCGGGTCGCCGCCGCAGCGGAGGCGGTGGCTCATAATTACGCCAGAAACGGAGAATCCATCCGCATCGATGTGCTTCTCCTTGCACCCGGGCGCTGGCCTCGCCACATCGTGAACGCCTGGCAGCCGTAAGGAAGACAGAAGAATGAGCCTGCGCGTTGCGGTCCAGATGGATCCGCTGGAAAGCATCAATATCGCCGGAGATTCGAGCTTTGCGCTCATGCTCTCCGCCCAATCGCGCGGCCACCGCCTCTGGGTTTACGACGTAACGAGTCTCGCCTGGGAAGACGGGTGCATCACCGCCTGGGCGCGCGAAGTCAGTGTGCAGCGGGTGGAAGGCGATCATTTCACCTATCGCAGCGAACTGGCCAAAATCGA
Proteins encoded in this window:
- the parE gene encoding DNA topoisomerase IV subunit B, with the translated sequence MSDDLFDKAPVGGSDYDSSSIEVLEGLEPVRRRPGMYIGGTDERALHHLAAEVLDNAMDEAVAGHASRIEVTLEEGNRLTISDNGRGIPVDEHPKFPGKSSLEVILTTLHSGGKFSGKAYATSGGLHGVGVSVVNALSSHTRVEVARNREVFAQEFSKGLPLAPIAKVGDTPNRRGTTVSFTPDTEIFGDRQFKPQRLFKLARSKAYLYAGVEIRWKCAPSLASEEVPQEAVFQFPGGLADHLKEQLGSRECVTSDFFSGKQDFPEDQGRVEWAVAWPLWSDGSTSWYCNTVPTPDGGTHEQGLRAALTKAIRAFGELTGQKKAKDISADDVVTGAEIMLSVFIRDPQFQSQTKDRLTSPEAARLVENAVRDHFDHFLTDNMERGKALLGSVMERMDERLRRKAEREVKRKTATNAKKLRLPGKLTDCSGEGDGETELFIVEGDSAGGSAKQARDRKTQAILPIRGKILNVASASADKIRANSEIADLTLALGCGTRKDCDPEHLRYDRVIIMTDADVDGAHIATLLMTFFFQEMPELVRKGHLFLAQPPLYRITSAKESRYARDDAHRAELEATVFKGKKTEISRFKGLGEMNPQQLRETTMNPRTRSLTRITLPTEHEQRFAVKELVDHLMGRNPEHRFNFIQNRAGEVDRDLIDA
- a CDS encoding penicillin-binding protein activator, encoding MLGSLKRGLVALTLAAGLAGCQVIPGGDGVQTGPAEPGETTGPSDTALPTDTTRHRIALLVPLSGSNADVGRSIANATTMALLDTDAQNLRITTYDTATNAQSAAARAIADGNRLILGPLLRQNVGPVLSQAKPADVPLITFSNDISVASSDVFVLGHVPEQSVARTVAYAHANGARNFAALIPNGEYGSRAADAFSAAVRRVGGRLVATESYDRGNTSIVSAAERLESKADFDAVLVADGARLSAMAAGALKEPGMVLPTILGTELWSGEASIANASAMRGALFAAVSDARYRQFLDSYKSRFGETPYRIATLGYDSVLLTLRVARDWEPGTQFPVRELLGTDGFLGLDGPFRFRGDGVGERAMEVRRIGNGTIDVVDPAPQRFD
- the rsmI gene encoding 16S rRNA (cytidine(1402)-2'-O)-methyltransferase, whose translation is MNDTSELEPLSPGLYIVATPIGNLGDITLRGADILRRCAVIACEDTRVTQKLARHLGIAGSLWRYDDHSAPADRQRLIESMRNQAVALVTDAGTPLVSDPGYRLVREAREAGIPVTSLPGPTAPIAALTLSGLPNDRFLFAGFLPPKEKARRDVLEELSNLRSTLIFFETAPRLLKSLQAIEEILPGREVAVAREITKLHEECRTGTAAELAAHYAEFPPRGEIVLMVGPPGEQVSSADDADEMLREALADMKPSQAAAFVAKSTGLDRKALYARALELREA
- a CDS encoding YraN family protein, with the protein product MNRALAEQRGRRGERLAALWLRLKAWRILGQRVKTARGEIDLIMKRGKTIAFVEVKWRANVAERDRAIDSYRLRRVAAAAEAVAHNYARNGESIRIDVLLLAPGRWPRHIVNAWQP